From Drosophila virilis strain 15010-1051.87 chromosome X, Dvir_AGI_RSII-ME, whole genome shotgun sequence, the proteins below share one genomic window:
- the LOC6634613 gene encoding box A-binding factor, with product MSERKRYHKDNAPTDDIITLINLVRQNPALYNYKLQPNQRRRPDILSGWQEVSQQMGNKYSVQEVRRKWKNLRDTYHQYRRRSPKCIEGRLSKWRYAKQLDFLSKVYQPKLKAHRNAMAALVQIKKQPDDDDDVDDDDDVVNGIQHDHDVDHELIDEDGHSNATAMSSSHHASSQITLVDETETFILTAYEESVADDTVHTHHQHAHHGQQQHHHHHHHHHQQQQQQQQQQQQQQHHHHHHHQTQHDGSISSIELSQITQDDDDVVDDELDDDDDEVVDHDGQTVDIVKHELDEDGVANGTEVDYEEVCLYEEASGPHCELGVDGSSDVTDSKGFHYIDADGFCIEDIEPEPEQRNTVAVPLRATHHAQHPHAQHATHHFASASTVSSATASNSVLSGNGSVITADAKLKNLTLVTTTASASSQRCQDPAASQQQIALVDVTEATSTSVTISSTPAVALNAATVSTTLPAAAAVPAAATATLCNTSTNTPYNSAATATTILQLPALSCGGGNGNGNGNGGASSISVASSSTLIKDDEQQQLAQALIKRDELDLFFDFLKKKMQYFSKTQITHIQMEFLNCVSRQEVADQDAKD from the exons atgtCGGAGCGCAAGCGTTATCACAAGGACAATGCGCCCACGGATGATATTATCACGCTTATCAATTTGGTGCGCCAGAATCCGGCGCTATATAACTACAAGCTGCAGCCGAACCAAAGGCGTCGCCCGGACATACTCAGCGGCTGGCAGGAGGTCTCCCAGCAAATGGGCA ACAAGTACAGCGTGCAGGAGGTGCGACGCAAGTGGAAGAATCTGCGGGACACATATCATCAATACCGTCGACGCTCGCCCAAATGCATTGAGGGTCGTCTGTCGAAGTGGCGATATGCCAAGCAGCTGGACTTCTTGTCGAAGGTGTATCAGCCGAAGCTGAAGGCGCATCGCAATGCGATGGCCGCTTTGGTGCAGATCAAAAAGCAGCCggacgatgatgacgatgtcgatgatgatgatgatgttgtcaATGGCATACAGCATGACCATGATGTCGATCATGAGCTAATCGATGAAGATGGGCACTCGAACGCAACGGCCATGTCCTCCTCGCATCATGCCAGCTCGCAAATAACGCTGGTCGATGAGACCGAGACATTCATATTGACCGCCTACGAGGAGAGCGTGGCCGATGATACGGTGCACACGCATCATCAGCATGCTCAccatggccagcagcagcatcatcatcatcaccatcatcatcatcagcagcagcagcagcagcagcaacagcagcagcagcagcaacaccatcatcatcatcaccatcagACGCAGCATGACGGCAGCATTTCCAGCATTGAATTGTCACAAATCACGcaggacgacgacgacgttgtCGACGATGAGCtggacgacgatgacgatgaggTTGTCGATCATGATGGCCAGACGGTCGATATTGTTAAGCATGAACTGGACGAGGATGGCGTCGCCAACGGCACCGAGGTTGACTACGAGGAGGTTTGCCTCTACGAAGAGGCCAGCGGTCCGCACTGTGAACTGGGCGTCGATGGCAGCAGCGATGTCACCGACAGCAAGGGCTTCCATTACATTGATGCCGATGGCTTTTGCATTGAGGACATCGAACCGGAGCCCGAGCAGCGCAACACCGTTGCCGTGCCGCTGCGTGCCACCCATCATGCCCAGCATCCGCATGCGCAGCATGCAACGCATCATTTCGCCAGCGCATCGACCGTCAGCAGCGCCACGGCCAGCAACAGCGTGCTCTCGGGCAATGGCAGCGTCATCACAGCAGACGCCAAGCTGAAGAATCTCACGCTGGTCACGACAACGGCGTCGGCGAGCAGCCAACGCTGCCAGGATCCAGCTGCCAGCCAACAGCAAATAGCGCTCGTCGATGTGACCGAGGCGACCAGCACAAGTGTCACCATCTCGAGCACGCCGGCGGTTGCCTTGAATGCGGCAACGGTTAGCACCACGCtgccagcggcggcagcggtgccggcggcagcaacagccacactGTGCAATACATCCACAAATACGCCGTACAATAGCGCTGCGACGGCGACAACTATTTTACAGCTTCCTGCATTGAGTTGCGGCGGCGGGAATGGAAacggaaatggaaatggggGCGCCTCCTCCATCAGCGTCGCGTCGAGCAGCACGCTGATCAAGGACGAcgaacagcagcagttggcgCAGGCGCTGATCAAGCGCGATGAgcttgatttgttttttgattttctcaaaaagaaaatgcaataTTTTAGCAAGACACAAATCACACACATCCAAATGGAGTTTCTCAATTGTGTCAGCAGGCAGGAGGTGGCCGATCAGGATGCCAAGGATTAG
- the NELF-B gene encoding negative elongation factor B has protein sequence MGTPTKNGTGLEDVNIPGQAFLREALTSCTDPLKAIESFQLENGVLLPSLRPMLPLLDLHGVRRLDFHTSLMEELRDKLIAHINELGQKEPREREKKLKELLVKSFPVVRVKSLRPVVMAILRNTQHIDDKYLRILVRDRELYADTDTEVKRQIWRDNQSLFGDEVSPLLSQYIREKEHILFDHTNLNNLFFQPTPKVRRQGEVVQKLANMIGTSVKLYDMVLQFLRTLFLRTRNVHYCTLRAELLMALHDLEVQEIISIDPCHKFTWCLDACIREKNVDIKRSRELQGFLDNIKRGQEQVLGDLSMTLCDPYAINFLASSAIKILQHLINNEGMARDNQILILLLRMLALGLSAWVMIDSQDFKEPKLDGQVVTKFLPALMSLMVDDQCRSLHAKLPPDERESALTTIEHSGPAPDAVEAYIQESAVASILAMYYTLHTARAKDRVGVLRVLAILSVCKDDRAYEDPFLHSLIALLIPMSDEFATEDFCTTLFDEFIFAGLQRENVTSRHMLKLLWYVHNKLPAGRLGTLMKAMQPTTAHNEHIHKLYETLQERIGAGPPPPLPPPQPTPETPVVEAAAAATATATAAATVTAAPPPLPAQPLPLPQPATADFDATAKGVPAPGPHYSPQ, from the exons ATGGGTACGCCCACAAAAAATGGCACCGGCTTAGAGGATGTCAACATACCTGGTCAAGCGTTCCTGCGTGAGGCACTCACCTCCTGCACAGATCCGCTTAAAGCCATCGAAAGTTTTCAG TTGGAGAATGGCGtgctgctgccgtcgctgcgTCCCATGCTGCCGCTGTTGGATTTGCATGGCGTCCGCCGTCTGGATTTTCACACATCCCTCATGGAGGAGCTGCGCGACAAGCTAATCGCGCACATCAACGAGCTCGGCCAGAAGGAGCCGCGCGAACGCGAAAAGAAGCTAAAGGAGCTGCTGGTCAAGAGCTTTCCGGTTGTGCGCGTCAAATCATTGCGTCCCGTTGTCATGGCCATATTGCGGAACACCCAGCACATTGATGACAAATATTTGCGGATTTTGGTACGCGATCGCGAACTGTAtgcggacacggacacggaggTGAAGCGCCAGATCTGGCGCGATAACCAATCGCTATTTGGCGATGAGGTCTCGCCGCTGCTATCGCAATATATACGGGAGAAGGAGCACATCCTGTTCGATCACACGAATCTCAACAATCTGTTCTTTCAGCCCACGCCCAAGGTGCGGCGGCAGGGCGAGGTCGTTCAGAAGCTGGCCAATATGATTGGCACCAGCGTCAAGCTCTACGACATGGTCTTGCAGTTTCTGCGCACACTTTTTCTGCGCACACGCAACGTCCACTATTGCACGCTGCGCGCCGAGCTGCTGATGGCCCTCCACGATCTGGAGGTGCAGGAGATCATATCGATAGATCCGTGCCACAAGTTCACCTGGTGTCTGGATGCCTGCATTCGGGAGAAGAACGTCGATATAAAGCGTTCGCGCGAACTGCAAGGTTTTCTGGACAATATTAAACGCGGCCAGGAGCAGGTGCTCGGTGATCTGTCCATGACGCTGTGCGATCCATATGCCATCAACTTTTTGGCCAGCTCGGCCATCAAGATACTGCAGCATCTGATCAACAATGAGGGCATGGCCCGGGATAATCagatattgatattgttgcTGCGCATGCTGGCGCTGGGCCTGAGCGCCTGGGTGATGATCGATTCGCAGGACTTCAAGGAACCCAAACTGGATGGCCAGGTGGTCACCAAGTTTTTGCCAGCCCTCATGTCGCTCATGGTGGACGATCAGTGCCGCAGTCTGCACGCCAAGCTGCCGCCCGACGAGCGCGAATCGGCACTGACCACCATCGAGCATTCGGGCCCGGCTCCGGATGCCGTCGAGGCCTACATCCAGGAGAGCGCAGTGGCCAGCATTCTGGCCATGTACTATACACTGCACACGGCACGTGCCAAGGATCGTGTTGGCGTGCTACGCGTTCTGGCCATACTCTCCGTTTGCAAGGACGATCGCGCCTACGAGGATCCCTTCCTACACTCGCTGATCGCCCTGCTGATACCCATGAGCGATGAGTTTGCCACCGAAGACTTTTGCACCACGCTCTTCGATGAGTTCATTTTTGCCGGCCTGCAGCGCGAGAATGTCACCTCGCGGCACATGCTGAAGCTGCTCTGGTATGTGCACAACAAGCTGCCCGCCGGCCGTCTCGGCACGCTGATGAAGGCCATGCAGCCCACAACGGCACACAATGAGCACATTCACAAGCTCTACGAGACGCTGCAGGAGCGCATTGGCGCCGGCCCGCCACCGCCACTGCCACCACCTCAGCCGACACCAGAGACGCCCGTTGTTGAGGCTGCGGCCGCcgcgacggcaacggcaacagctgcGGCTACGGTGACAGcggcgccgccgccgttgccggcgcagccgttgccgctgccacagCCGGCGACGGCAGACTTTGATGCAACGGCAAAGGGCGTGCCTGCGCCAGGTCCACACTATAGCCCCCAATAG
- the Pdp gene encoding pyruvate dehydrogenase [acetyl-transferring]-phosphatase 1, mitochondrial produces the protein MLRFALHDAVGYVRSNVRDFSLNALRLLPQLPQLSPYDVNIALKENEFVYNFPLDGIIRSYETNQLGSNSPCEDSRTEASLMFRNGFICGVFDGHAGAACGQVVSKRLLRYISAGTLPRQVLKQQLKQGCDSQSFLKCHNDKVDFVSEIRPIYERSFQQYIKRLAEVPQRDVASELEHAFLQLDEDLAQEALDNNDARTMGVALSGAVACLVHLEGLQLHVASTGDCGAVLGVLDPQTNQWHPKKLNIEHNVENMQEVSRILGEHPREERETVIRNGRLLSQLAPLRAFGDYRYKWPVETLQQKVVPMFGEQVLPPNYYTPPYLTARPDVQQHELCANDKFLVIASDGLWDFLTPSEVVSLVGEHINSKKTMEPMRLPPGNVTLQQISERLAERKAGLTRKPIDQNAATHLIRHALGATDYGIEHSKISYYLSLPQDVVRLYRDDITITVIYFNSEFIARLKGETLPKPPQTTQPPAA, from the exons atgttaAGGTTTGCGCTGCACGACGCCGTTGGCTATGTGCGCAGCAATGTGCGTGATTTCAGTCTCAATGCCCTGCGGCTGCTGCCCCAACTGCCCCAACTGAGTCCCTACGAT gTGAATATTGCGCTGAAGGAGAACGAGTTTGTTTACAATTTCCCGCTGGACGGCATCATACGCAGCTATGAAACAAATCAGCTCGGCTCCAATTCACCCTGCGAGGATTCACGCACCGAGGCCAGCCTCATGTTCCGCAACGGCTTCATATGCGGCGTCTTCGATGGGCATGCGGGCGCCGCCTGCGGCCAGGTGGTCTCCAAACGCCTGCTGCGCTACATATCGGCCGGCACGCTGCCGCGCCAGGTGctcaagcagcagctgaaacaGGGCTGCGACAGCCAGTCCTTTCTCAAGTGCCACAACGACAAGGTCGACTTTGTCAGCGAGATACGGCCCATCTATGAGCGCAGCTTTCAGCAGTATATCAAGCGTTTGGCCGAGGTGCCGCAACGGGATGTGGCCAGCGAGCTGGAGCACGCCTTTCTTCAGCTGGATGAGGATTTGGCCCAGGAGGCGTTGGACAACAATGATGCGCGCACCATGGGCGTGGCGCTATCAG GCGCCGTTGCCTGCCTGGTGCACTTGGAGGGGCTGCAGCTGCATGTGGCCAGCACTGGGGACTGTGGCGCCGTGCTGGGCGTGCTGGATCCGCAGACGAATCAATGGCATCCCAAAAAGCTGAACATCGAGCACAATGTGGAGAACATGCAAGAGGTGAGCCGCATACTCGGCGAACATCCGCGCGAGGAGCGCGAAACTGTAATACGTAATGGCCGGCTGCTCAGCCAGCTGGCGCCGTTGCGTGCCTTCGGCGACTATCGCTACAAATGGCCCGTGGAGACGCTGCAGCAGAAGGTGGTGCCCATGTTCGGGGAGCAGGTGTTGCCGCCAAATTATTATACGCCACCGTACCTGACCGCCCGGCCGGATGTGCAGCAGCACGAGCTGTGCGCGAACGATAAGTTTCTAGTCATTGCCAGCGACGGCCTCTGGGATTTCCTAACGCCCAGCGAGGTTGTCAGCCTTGTGGGCGAGCACATTAACTCGAAAAAAACAATGGAACCGATGCGCCTGCCGCCCGGCAATGTAACGCTGCAGCAGATCTCCGAGCGGCTAGCCGAGCGCAA aGCTGGTCTCACACGCAAGCCGATCGATCAGAACGCGGCCACGCATCTGATACGCCATGCTCTGGGCGCCACAGACTATGGCATTGAGCACTCGAAGATCTCGTATTATTTGTCGCTGCCGCAGGACGTGGTGCGCCTGTACCGCGACGATATCACCATCACCGTCATCTACTTCAACTCGGAGTTCATAGCGCGGCTCAAGGGCGAAACGCTGCCCAAGCCGCCGCAGACGACGCAGCCGCCGGCAGCGTGA